A window of the Miscanthus floridulus cultivar M001 chromosome 14, ASM1932011v1, whole genome shotgun sequence genome harbors these coding sequences:
- the LOC136503708 gene encoding probable polyamine transporter At3g19553, whose product ALPPLVRSLAVLALTAALTYLNYRGLHIVGLSALALTAFSLSPFLALTVLAAPQIRPSRWLAIDARAVDLRGYFNSMFWNLNFWDKASTLAGEVEEPRKTFPKAVFGAVGLVVGAYLIPLLAGTGALPSETAAEWTDGFFSEVGQRIGGPCLRVWIQAAAAMSNMGLFEAEMSSDSFQLLGMAEMGMIPAIFARRSKYGTPTFSILCSATGVVILSFMSFQEIIEFLNFLYGLGMLAVFAAFVKLRFKNPDLARPYRIPVGTKGAAVMCAPPVVLITTVMCLASATTIIINAVVIVAGVALYYVVEQAKRHAWAEFLAPVPPAESSYGPTTAPGAADLEDVRAGLLADESADEEGSKVE is encoded by the exons GCGCTGCCGCCGCTGGTGCGCTCGCTGGCGGTCCTCGCGCTCACGGCCGCGCTCACCTACCTCAACTACCGCGGGCTCCACATCGTCGGCCTCTCGGCGCTGGCGCTCACCGCGTTCTCGCTCTCCCCGTTCCTCGCGCTCACCGTGCTCGCCGCCCCCCAGATCCGCCCGTCCCGCTGGCTCGCCATCGACGCCCGCGCTGTCGACCTCCGCGGGTACTTCAACTCCATGTTCTGGAACCTCAACTTCTGGGATAAGGCCAGCACGCTCGCCGGCGAGGTCGAGGAGCCCCGGAAGACGTTCCCCAAGGCGGTGTTCGGCGCCGTCGGGCTCGTCGTCGGCGCGTACCTCATTCCGCTGCTGGCTGGTACCGGCGCGCTGCCGTCGGAGACGGCGGCCGAGTGGACCGACGGCTTCTTCTCCGAGGTCGGGCAGCGGATCGGTGGGCCGTGTCTGCGCGTGTGGATCCAGGCCGCCGCTGCCATGTCCAACATGGGGCTCTTCGAGGCCGAGATGAGCAGCGACTCCTTCCAGCTACTCGGCATGGCCGAGATGGGCATGATCCCTGCCATCTTCGCCCGCAG GTCGAAGTACGGGACGCCGACGTTCAGCATCCTGTGCTCAGCGACCGGGGTTGTGATCCTCTCCTTCATGAGCTTCCAGGAGATCATCGAGTTCCTCAACTTCCTCTACGGGCTCGGGATGCTGGCCGTGTTCGCGGCCTTCGTGAAGCTACGCttcaagaacccggacctggcgAGGCCGTACCGGATCCCAGTCGGCACCAAGGGGGCCGCCGTCATGTGCGCCCCGCCCGTCGTGCTCATCACCACCGTCATGTGCCTCGCGTCGGCTACGACCATCATCATCAACGCCGTCGTGATCGTCGCCGGTGTCGCGCTGTACTACGTTGTGGAGCAAGCCAAGAGGCACGCATGGGCGGAGTTCTTGGCGCCCGTGCCACCAGCTGAGAGCTCCTACGGACCAACTACGGCGCCTGGCGCCGCCGACCTCGAGGATGTCCGCGCCGGGCTGCTCGCCGACGAGTCGGCAGACGAAGAAGGAAGCAAGGTTGAGTGA